One genomic window of Methanosarcina acetivorans C2A includes the following:
- a CDS encoding PKD domain-containing protein translates to MNIFRKIGLILFFICFISLCSAGVVHAAEYAYIGTSSSSAHEVQAVELSSGNITNISVTSTVYNVNNMCVDPITGVVRFLGQTSTDDKIIVIDQQTGTVDALFTGGYGSSTGNHIIVSKDGEKYYAVEQASTTGHIDVFWTLNNTLIGTITSANLDYCRGLDISSDGNKMYITAAANYIYIINLTSSATGTYESQMHNTYGSTYDVIFSPTTDRAYAAAYAGSYIVVINTTSDTIITGVPVLYQDYCIQISSDGSMVYAGTSNGVTVMDTSTNAIVTNIAIGSSIVGVDFNAAGTLLYAHSASSDTIYVIDVSTNSVVDTIPGLISSSYTFGHDFITNGAVGASFTADVTSGYAPLTVNFTDTSFGNISDYYWEFGDGYTSASESPSHTYTSGGIYSVNHSVSDGVATDWENKTNYITVVGSGGGGSVTADFHANTTSTGVGNQVQFFDDSAGSPDSWEWDFTNDGIIDSTAESPIVTYGTIGTFSVALTVYNGTDADSTTKYNYITITSGGPGCLGCEFSANVTTGQYPLTVQFADLSTGSPDEWSWNFGDGSSSIEQNPVHTYTSAGTYTVTFTASALNGTYSKTKVKNNYITVSEPTIAGTDFTANVTYGTAPLTVLFTDTSTGNPTSWTWEIDDVYQTDTQDMTVTFNDAGIYSITHTATNAEGTGTETKTNYIQVYPANYGGIYGYVFDADTNEPISSVNCQLSNSSATAAILSDSDGYYYFWPVYNGVYDLTVSKSGYTTGSLPNTIINGTTLRQDIYLTQSGDIVQDENITNYSSDWLSFDLTTDADTKTITLDYEVTQGNTNYANCTIYDDSGPVYSSNVSTQSGTFSYTGSAGNNYLVSFDIMNDEGNRYSGAYPVLFFRGFPSSNPIFPPDMPRGIINGILVFAAIVCMMMFGKAYIEIGMILGTAVLASSYIWGFLNLPETVQTPVIIFLSALVAGGEYIAKKKVLG, encoded by the coding sequence ATGAATATATTTAGAAAAATAGGACTGATATTGTTCTTTATATGTTTTATTAGTCTGTGTAGTGCAGGTGTCGTACACGCCGCTGAATATGCGTATATAGGAACGTCTTCATCGTCAGCACACGAAGTACAGGCAGTTGAACTTAGTAGCGGGAACATAACGAACATTTCGGTTACAAGCACTGTCTACAATGTAAATAATATGTGTGTTGATCCTATCACCGGTGTCGTTCGTTTCTTGGGCCAGACATCAACTGATGATAAAATAATTGTAATAGATCAACAGACTGGTACAGTTGATGCTTTGTTTACCGGTGGATATGGGTCAAGTACCGGAAATCACATAATTGTATCAAAAGATGGTGAAAAATATTATGCTGTAGAGCAGGCATCAACGACAGGGCACATAGATGTATTCTGGACTTTAAACAATACACTTATTGGAACCATAACAAGTGCGAATCTGGATTACTGCCGGGGGTTGGACATATCAAGTGATGGAAATAAAATGTACATAACGGCAGCAGCAAACTACATTTATATTATTAACTTAACGAGTTCAGCGACTGGTACATATGAAAGTCAAATGCATAACACATATGGTAGTACTTATGACGTTATATTCTCCCCAACGACGGATCGTGCTTATGCTGCGGCTTATGCGGGAAGTTATATAGTCGTTATAAATACGACATCTGATACGATAATAACAGGCGTGCCGGTACTATACCAAGATTATTGTATTCAAATATCATCGGATGGATCGATGGTGTATGCTGGCACATCTAATGGTGTAACCGTTATGGATACATCAACAAATGCAATCGTTACAAATATCGCCATTGGATCGTCTATAGTTGGGGTGGACTTCAATGCGGCAGGTACATTACTCTATGCTCACTCTGCTTCATCCGACACGATATATGTAATTGATGTTTCAACTAATAGCGTAGTCGATACGATACCGGGACTAATTTCATCTTCGTATACATTTGGTCACGATTTTATAACCAATGGCGCTGTGGGGGCATCGTTTACCGCTGATGTTACAAGTGGGTATGCGCCACTGACGGTTAATTTCACAGATACGTCATTCGGCAATATTTCAGATTATTATTGGGAGTTCGGAGACGGATATACCTCAGCAAGTGAAAGCCCTTCTCACACTTACACATCGGGTGGAATATACAGTGTAAATCATTCTGTTTCTGATGGGGTTGCGACGGATTGGGAAAATAAAACAAATTACATAACTGTAGTTGGGAGCGGGGGCGGCGGCAGTGTTACAGCTGATTTTCATGCCAATACAACATCAACCGGAGTTGGGAACCAGGTACAGTTTTTTGATGATTCTGCAGGCTCTCCGGATTCTTGGGAATGGGACTTTACGAATGACGGGATAATTGACTCGACAGCAGAAAGCCCGATTGTGACGTATGGTACGATCGGAACCTTCTCGGTTGCATTAACCGTTTATAACGGTACCGATGCAGATAGCACAACAAAATATAACTACATAACAATAACATCCGGCGGTCCGGGTTGTCTTGGGTGTGAATTCTCTGCCAACGTCACTACTGGCCAGTACCCCCTGACCGTTCAGTTCGCGGATCTATCTACCGGGTCACCAGATGAATGGTCCTGGAACTTCGGGGATGGAAGCAGTAGCATAGAACAAAATCCGGTTCATACTTACACAAGTGCGGGAACTTACACGGTAACTTTTACGGCAAGTGCATTAAACGGCACATACTCAAAGACCAAAGTCAAAAACAATTACATTACAGTCTCTGAGCCAACGATAGCGGGCACGGATTTCACAGCAAATGTTACATACGGTACTGCCCCATTAACGGTTTTATTTACAGATACATCGACTGGAAACCCAACCTCGTGGACATGGGAGATTGACGACGTTTATCAAACCGATACCCAGGACATGACGGTGACATTCAATGATGCTGGGATATACTCCATAACACATACTGCTACAAATGCCGAAGGGACCGGTACTGAAACAAAAACAAATTACATCCAGGTCTACCCAGCGAACTATGGCGGTATCTATGGGTATGTCTTCGACGCAGATACTAATGAGCCGATTTCCAGTGTAAATTGCCAGCTTTCTAACTCCTCAGCTACAGCAGCCATTTTAAGCGACTCTGACGGGTATTACTATTTTTGGCCGGTTTATAATGGGGTTTATGATTTAACGGTTTCAAAAAGCGGTTATACAACAGGATCCCTGCCAAACACGATTATTAACGGGACCACACTCCGGCAGGATATTTATCTGACTCAATCCGGGGACATCGTACAGGATGAAAATATTACGAATTATTCCTCAGACTGGTTATCATTTGATTTGACAACAGATGCTGATACAAAAACGATAACATTAGACTATGAGGTTACACAGGGGAATACAAACTATGCTAACTGCACTATTTATGACGATTCAGGACCCGTCTATAGTTCCAACGTTTCCACTCAGTCCGGAACCTTCAGTTATACCGGATCTGCTGGAAATAATTACCTGGTTAGTTTTGATATAATGAATGATGAAGGAAACAGGTATAGTGGGGCTTATCCTGTTCTATTTTTTCGAGGGTTTCCTTCAAGTAATCCGATATTTCCTCCCGACATGCCCCGAGGAATTATAAACGGAATTCTGGTATTTGCTGCAATTGTCTGTATGATGATGTTCGGGAAGGCTTACATTGAGATTGGAATGATCCTCGGAACTGCTGTTCTTGCTTCTTCTTATATCTGGGGATTTTTGAACCTCCCGGAAACAGTCCAAACACCTGTAATAATTTTTTTATCTGCCCTTGTTGCAGGTGGGGAGTATATCGCTAAGAAAAAAGTATTGGGGTGA
- a CDS encoding ACT domain-containing protein, with protein sequence MTSSRFIITVIGSDRVGIVARITTVMASYNVNIVDISQTIMQGIFTMIMLAEAPKENFDLAAFQHAMDAEGKSLGVEVKVQHEDVFRFMHRI encoded by the coding sequence ATGACATCAAGCCGTTTCATTATCACGGTTATTGGCAGCGACAGGGTAGGAATTGTTGCCAGAATTACCACGGTTATGGCCAGTTACAATGTAAATATTGTCGATATCAGCCAGACTATTATGCAGGGCATCTTTACCATGATCATGCTAGCAGAAGCCCCAAAGGAAAACTTTGACCTTGCAGCTTTCCAGCACGCTATGGACGCCGAAGGAAAGAGCCTTGGAGTCGAGGTCAAGGTGCAGCATGAGGATGTTTTCCGTTTCATGCACAGGATCTGA
- a CDS encoding DUF2769 domain-containing protein, whose amino-acid sequence MGRDTPTEEKSSMAPKGGNITFEKCTDFAVPYVWENISRCRCPECPVQADSRCAQDKIKSSRKAMEYMPAGDVPYPEYIPGVFCSEGKSLCKDLNFDRQYICDSCDVWKEYGLKDADPNNHFCQQGRST is encoded by the coding sequence ATGGGGAGAGATACACCAACCGAAGAAAAAAGCTCTATGGCACCTAAAGGCGGGAACATAACTTTTGAAAAATGTACGGATTTTGCAGTTCCTTACGTGTGGGAAAACATTAGTAGATGTAGGTGCCCGGAGTGTCCGGTCCAGGCTGACAGTCGGTGCGCACAGGATAAAATTAAAAGTTCAAGAAAAGCAATGGAATATATGCCTGCAGGAGACGTCCCGTATCCAGAGTATATCCCGGGTGTATTTTGCTCGGAAGGTAAGTCCCTATGTAAGGACCTTAACTTTGACAGACAATACATTTGTGATTCATGTGATGTCTGGAAAGAGTATGGTCTCAAAGATGCGGATCCGAATAACCACTTCTGCCAGCAAGGCAGATCAACTTAA
- a CDS encoding shikimate kinase yields the protein MNITLIGMAGAGKSTIGKALAKRLNYTFIDVDGIITKRTGMPLQALIDKQGDSALIRYEEEAILELEQMDNCIISPGGSVVYSEKAMEHLKKISKIVFLDAPFRSIVRRIPNARKRGIVGLRDRSLKELFEERLVLYKKYADFSIRLKGKENVQRIAGKIIQLCFGSEP from the coding sequence ATGAATATAACTTTAATTGGTATGGCAGGAGCGGGGAAGAGTACTATAGGCAAGGCACTTGCAAAACGCTTGAATTATACCTTTATTGACGTTGACGGGATTATTACGAAAAGGACAGGTATGCCCCTCCAGGCTCTGATTGATAAACAGGGGGATTCGGCTTTGATCCGGTATGAAGAAGAAGCTATTCTGGAACTTGAGCAGATGGACAACTGTATTATCTCTCCCGGAGGGAGCGTGGTTTATTCCGAAAAAGCCATGGAGCACCTGAAAAAAATCTCGAAGATAGTCTTTCTGGACGCTCCTTTCAGAAGCATCGTAAGAAGGATCCCTAACGCAAGAAAGAGAGGTATAGTAGGGCTCAGGGACAGGAGCCTTAAAGAGCTTTTTGAAGAGAGGCTGGTCTTGTATAAGAAGTATGCCGACTTTTCAATAAGACTTAAAGGAAAGGAAAATGTTCAGAGAATTGCGGGGAAGATAATTCAGCTCTGTTTTGGGTCAGAGCCCTGA
- a CDS encoding DUF2769 domain-containing protein, producing MTLEKRMNAERAGDRKKGLEEREKGERKMNYREMSHEEIEGTRIQIQELCICKSCLTWDPCAEKIGFCFPAVGKNRCIKKDKGCICGQCQAAAKFRLNQDYYCIIGPQKEKWEL from the coding sequence ATGACGCTGGAAAAAAGAATGAACGCTGAAAGGGCAGGGGATCGAAAAAAAGGACTAGAGGAACGGGAGAAAGGGGAAAGGAAAATGAACTACAGGGAAATGAGCCACGAAGAAATAGAGGGAACCAGAATACAGATCCAGGAGCTCTGTATCTGTAAATCATGCCTTACATGGGATCCTTGTGCAGAGAAAATTGGATTCTGCTTCCCTGCAGTCGGAAAAAACAGGTGCATCAAAAAAGATAAGGGATGCATTTGCGGGCAGTGCCAGGCTGCGGCAAAATTCAGGCTCAATCAGGATTATTATTGCATTATAGGGCCGCAAAAAGAGAAATGGGAACTTTGA
- a CDS encoding tRNA (cytidine(56)-2'-O)-methyltransferase gives MKRIVLLRLGHRPERDKRITTHVGLTARMLGAEGMLLASDDQGIVHSLEDVVRRWGGDFYIKNNVNFKQEIRAWKEEGGKVCHLSMYGVNLPDVTGELKKCKKLMIVVGAEKVPPEIYQLANWNVAVGSQPHSEVAAVAITMDRIAEGEPLEKEFPGAELTIVPAERGKHVIENIRE, from the coding sequence ATGAAGAGGATTGTATTACTGCGCCTTGGGCATCGCCCTGAAAGGGATAAAAGGATTACCACTCATGTTGGTTTGACCGCCAGGATGCTTGGAGCTGAAGGCATGCTTCTTGCTTCTGATGACCAGGGGATAGTGCATAGCCTTGAAGATGTGGTCCGGCGCTGGGGTGGAGATTTTTACATTAAAAATAACGTCAACTTCAAGCAGGAAATCCGAGCCTGGAAAGAAGAAGGCGGAAAAGTCTGCCACCTTTCCATGTACGGGGTTAACCTGCCGGATGTGACTGGGGAACTTAAAAAGTGCAAAAAGCTCATGATCGTCGTAGGTGCAGAAAAAGTCCCTCCCGAAATTTACCAGCTTGCGAACTGGAACGTAGCTGTAGGCAGCCAACCTCATTCCGAAGTTGCTGCAGTTGCAATCACAATGGACAGGATTGCTGAGGGCGAGCCACTTGAAAAAGAGTTTCCAGGAGCTGAACTGACAATTGTTCCCGCTGAAAGGGGCAAACATGTAATCGAAAATATTAGAGAATAA
- a CDS encoding AMP phosphorylase, which produces MRLNLEHFDIKIGQHKVMFNVADAKELGVNPGDRVRIRGHQSISAIVDTTEDMVPPGTLGVFSEVYEHFEDWDKPVEVVPALRSKSSGVIKKMLDKKSVLQDEIKLLVNDIVEENLSDVELSAFITASYIHGMTDDEVEWLTRAMIDTGDTIEFDTHPVMDKHSIGGVPGNKISLLVVPIVAANGLLIPKTSSRAITGAGGTADLMEVLSPVEFSSEEVKEIAEKVGGALVWGGATNIAPADDKLIRVEYPLSIDPYYQMLASIMAKKGAIGAENVVMDIPIGPSTKVPTVQEGQKLARDLINLGHRLGMNVECAITYGSSPIGRRVGPCLEVREAMKVLESMEGPNSLIEKSAALAGILLEMGGAAPRDRGKELALETLRNGKALEKMKQIIEAQGGDPNIKSDDIQVGQYTADIYASTDGYVIEFDNKWIIEIARLAGAPNDKGAGVAIHKKMGEQVKKGDAILTIYAEKEFKLDLALTTAQRTNPIIVEGMLLKRIPGIYGFQ; this is translated from the coding sequence TGAACATTTTGATATAAAAATCGGGCAACACAAAGTTATGTTCAATGTTGCCGATGCAAAGGAACTGGGAGTAAATCCGGGTGATAGGGTCCGCATCCGTGGGCATCAGAGCATTTCTGCCATTGTGGATACAACCGAGGATATGGTTCCTCCAGGTACTCTGGGCGTTTTTTCTGAAGTTTACGAGCACTTCGAGGACTGGGATAAGCCGGTTGAAGTTGTTCCGGCATTACGCTCAAAATCTTCAGGCGTTATCAAGAAGATGCTGGACAAAAAGTCTGTTCTTCAGGATGAGATCAAATTACTTGTAAACGATATCGTGGAAGAAAACCTCAGTGATGTCGAACTTTCGGCTTTTATAACAGCTTCTTATATCCACGGGATGACCGATGACGAGGTAGAATGGCTGACAAGGGCCATGATCGATACCGGAGATACGATCGAATTCGACACTCATCCTGTCATGGACAAGCACTCGATAGGAGGGGTACCCGGGAACAAGATTTCCCTTCTCGTTGTTCCTATCGTCGCTGCAAACGGGCTTCTCATCCCCAAGACCAGTTCCAGGGCAATCACAGGTGCGGGCGGGACTGCAGACCTCATGGAAGTTCTCAGTCCCGTTGAGTTCAGCTCAGAGGAAGTCAAGGAGATAGCTGAGAAAGTAGGAGGTGCGCTTGTCTGGGGAGGAGCCACAAACATCGCACCTGCGGATGACAAACTTATCAGGGTCGAATACCCCCTGTCCATTGACCCTTACTACCAGATGCTTGCCTCGATCATGGCAAAAAAAGGAGCTATCGGGGCCGAAAATGTGGTAATGGACATCCCCATAGGGCCGAGTACGAAGGTTCCGACGGTTCAGGAGGGGCAGAAACTGGCAAGGGACCTTATAAACCTCGGGCACAGACTTGGAATGAATGTCGAGTGTGCCATTACTTATGGTTCGTCTCCTATTGGGAGAAGAGTAGGCCCCTGTCTGGAAGTAAGGGAAGCCATGAAAGTGCTGGAAAGCATGGAAGGCCCGAACAGCCTTATTGAAAAAAGTGCTGCCCTTGCAGGCATTCTGCTTGAGATGGGAGGAGCGGCTCCAAGGGACCGCGGAAAAGAGCTTGCATTGGAAACACTCCGGAACGGAAAAGCCCTTGAAAAGATGAAACAGATCATTGAAGCCCAGGGCGGAGACCCTAACATTAAGTCCGATGATATCCAGGTAGGGCAGTACACTGCTGACATCTATGCTTCTACAGACGGGTATGTTATTGAGTTTGACAACAAGTGGATAATTGAGATTGCCAGGCTTGCAGGAGCTCCCAATGACAAAGGAGCCGGGGTTGCAATCCACAAGAAAATGGGAGAGCAGGTCAAAAAAGGAGATGCCATTCTCACAATTTATGCTGAAAAAGAATTCAAACTCGATCTCGCACTGACTACCGCCCAGAGGACAAATCCGATAATAGTCGAAGGCATGCTTCTGAAGAGAATCCCGGGAATTTATGGATTCCAGTGA